A window from Engraulis encrasicolus isolate BLACKSEA-1 chromosome 11, IST_EnEncr_1.0, whole genome shotgun sequence encodes these proteins:
- the nop56 gene encoding nucleolar protein 56, giving the protein MVLLHVLFEHAAGYALFAVKEVEEIGMLLPQVEDSVLNIGKFNNVVKLAAFFPFKSAQAALENINAISEGVVHADLKLFLETNLPSGGKSKPVLGVSDAKIGAALQEELQLSLQTGGVVAEIIRGVRLHFHALVRGLTAQAASKAQLGLGHSYSRAKVKFNVNRADNMIIQSIALLDQLDKDINTFSMRVREWYGYHFPELIKIVADNSTYCRVAKLIGNRKELSEENLEALEEVVMDSGKAQAILDASRSSMGMDISPIDLINIESFSSRVVSLTAYRQELQEYLRSKMGQVAPNLAALIGDVVGARLISHAGSLTNLAKYPASTVQILGAEKALFRALKTRGNTPKYGLIFHSTFIGRAAAKNKGRISRYLANKCTIASRIDCFSEVPTSVFGDKLRDQVEERLTFYETGEAPRKNLDVMKEAVVEAGEVAAEIKKKMEKKEKKRLKKKRKLEALSTAEGDEEEEEVATKKLKTNGDTSQENGDVEAEVTSAKKKKKKKQQAEEEEEAMEVKEEVKEEAADNGVETTTPKKKKKKKQQEEEEAAAEVKGEDEGAVSENGATPKKKKKKVKVEAEEETAAEPVVEPVSEKKKKKKVKKETEEA; this is encoded by the exons ATG GTGCTGTTGCACGTGTTATTCGAGCATGCGGCGGGCTATGCGCTGTTTGCAGTGAAAGAAGTTGAAGAGATTGGAATGTTACTCCCTCAG GTGGAGGACAGTGTTCTGAACATTGGCAAATTCAACAATGTAGTGAAACTTGCTGCGTTCTTCCCTTTCAAGTCTGCTCAGGCAGCGTTGGAGAACATCAATGCAATCTCTGAAG GAGTCGTACATGCAGACCTGAAACTCTTCCTGGAGACGAACCTGCCCTCTGGTGGCAAGAGCAAGCCAGTGCTGGGTGTGTCTGACGCGAAAATTGGTGCAGCGCTCCAAGAGGAGCTGCAGCTGTCCCTTCAGACTGGCGGGGTGGTGGCGGAGATCATCAGAG GTGTGCGTCTGCACTTCCACGCGCTGGTGCGTGGCTTGACTGCTCAGGCGGCCTCCAAGGCACAGCTGGGTCTGGGCCACAGCTACTCGCGAGCCAAGGTCAAGTTCAACGTAAACAGAGCCGACAACATGATCATCCAATCCATTGCTCTACTGGACCAACTGGACAAGGACATCAATACATTCTCCATGCGTGTGCG TGAGTGGTACGGTTACCACTTCCCAGAGCTGATCAAGATTGTGGCCGACAACTCGACTTACTGCCGTGTGGCCAAGCTGATCGGCAACCGTAAGGAGCTGAGCGAGGAGAACTTGGAGGCcctggaggaggtggtgatggacaGTGGCAAGGCACAGGCCATCCTAGATGCCTCCCGCAGCTCCATGG GTATGGACATCTCCCCGATCGATCTGATCAACATTGAGAGTTTCTCCAGTCGGGTGGTGTCCTTGACTGCTTACAGACAGGAGCTTCAGGAATACCTGCGCTCCAAAATGGGTCAGGTGGCACCCAACCTGGCAGCCCTCATCGGCGATGTG GTCGGTGCACGTCTCATCTCCCACGCTGGCAGTCTGACGAACCTGGCCAAGTACCCGGCGTCGACGGTGCAGATTCTGGGCGCGGAGAAGGCCCTGTTCAG AGCCCTGAAGACGAGGGGAAATACGCCCaaatatggtctgatcttccACTCTACCTTCATTGGACGGGCTGCTGCCAAGAACAAGGGTCGCATCTCCCGTTACCTTGCCAACAAGTGTACCATCGCCTCCAGAATTGACTGCTTCTCTG AGGTGCCCACAAGCGTGTTTGGAGATAAGCTGAGGGACCAGGTGGAAGAGAGGCTGACCTTTTATGAGACTGGCGAAGCACCACGCAAAAATCTGGATGTCATGAAGGAAGCAGTGGTCGAG GCTGGAGAAGTGGCTGCTGAGatcaagaagaagatggagaagaaagagaagaagcgtctgaagaagaaaaggaagctGGAGGCCCTCTCCACAGCagagggagacgaggaggaggaagaggtggccaCCAAGAAGCTCAAGACCAATGGAGACACCTCACAG GAGAATGGAGACGTTGAGGCTGAAGTGACGAGtgccaagaagaagaaaaagaagaagcaacaggcagaggaggaggaagaggcgatGGAGGTGAAGGAAGAGGTCAAGGAGGAGGCTGCCGACAACGGAGTGGAGACGACAACtccgaaaaagaagaaaaaaaagaagcagcaagaggaggaggaagctgcTGCGGAGGTGAAAGGGGAGGATGAGGGAGCAGTCTCTGAAAATGGAGCCACTcccaagaaaaagaagaaaaaggtgaAAGTGGAAGCAGAGGAAGAGACTGCAGCAGAGCCCGTTGTAGAACCAGTAtccgaaaagaagaaaaagaaaaaggttaagaaagaAACTGAGGAGGCATAG
- the mlnl gene encoding motilin-like: MRGVILVCLMVCAVLLLAKQGEGHVTFFSPKQMKTMEMEAKQKELGARSEDGTPEDTSVQPVPQEEMVPEPQPEPAAQGTEVEIAIKLSAEQLEHITQGLIKDALEHGAVAV; the protein is encoded by the exons ATGCGTGGGGTGATACTGGTCTGCCTGATGGTGTGTGCCGTGCTCCTGTTGGCCAAACAGGGTGAGGGACATGTCACCTTCTTCAGCCCCAAGCAGATGAAAACAATGGAG ATGGAGGCAAAGCAAAAGGAGTTGGGGGCTCGCTCGGAGGATGGCACACCAGAGGACACATCAGTTCAGCCAGTTCCACAAGAAGAGATGGTGCCTGAACCCCAACCCGAGCCCGCTGCTCAG GGAACAGAGGTTGAAATCGCCATCAAACTGAGTGCTGAACAGCTGGAGCATATAACACAAGGACTAATAAAGGATGCACTGGAACATGGAG CTGTAGCTGTTTGA